From Choloepus didactylus isolate mChoDid1 chromosome 19, mChoDid1.pri, whole genome shotgun sequence:
CGCAACTTCCCCGAGCCCGGCTTCCTCTACCAAGTAACAGGGATAATAATAACCTTCTAGAACAGGCGTTCTCAAAGCGTGGCCTGGGACCAGCGGCAGCTGCAGCGCccgagagcttgttagaaatacaacTTCCGAATCAGACGCACTGCAAGTGGGATCCAGAATTCTGCACTTGAGCAAACCCTCCAGGCCATTCTGCTacacactcaagtttgagaactgctgttatgtaaaacagggataaaaaaGCGCATAGGTTTTCGTGTGATAACTGAATCACAAATTGGTTAAAAAGTAAAGGCCTAGATCCATGTCTGTGACAGCACATGttagctgctgctgctgttactATTATTACAGACACTACCCTTTACTTCCAGAAACTTGTTATCTAATTGGAGAGAGAATACAAGTAAAAGACAATGacatcaaaagcaaaacaaaaaaagagagttcTTCTATAGTTATGGCCATGAAGCCACCAAGAGGAAGGTTCTAGGGATTCAGAGAGGGAAGAGATTGGGTAGTGGTTTGAGAtggtgttctttatttcattcagtcattcattcaatcaacaaaccTTCAAATCAATCAAGGACTGAAactaagagctaaaactataaaactcttagaagataacatagggacaaatcttcatgacctgggattcggcaatggattcttagatgtgacaccaaaagcacaagcagcaaaagaaacaacagataaatatgttttcatcaaaattaaaaactctgttGAATTATCACAATAATTGTGAGGAAattttcaaaagtgaaaaaacaacctacaggGTAGGAGAAAATGGttgaaaaccatatatcagataagggtttaacatccagaatatatataaagaacttttacactgaaacaacaaaaagacaaactacccaattataaaaagggcaaaggacttaaacagatatttctccaaagaagataaacaaatggccaacacaccaaaaaatgctcaacatcattagccatcaggaaaatgcaaattaaaaccacaaggagataccacttcacacccacaaggatggctattatcaagaaaacagaaaatacacgttggagaggatgcagagaaattggaacgctaacgcatttttggtgggaatgtacaatggtgtgGCCACTggggaaagcaatatggcagttcctaaAAAAGTTCAACTTAGAATTACCATTTGGTTTGGCAATCCCgattccaggtatataccaaaagagaatgaaaagagggtcccaaacagatacttgtacatacacacaatgcaatattatttacTGAATATTATTCAAAGCAATATTATTCATTATTCAAAGAAGAAACTTCATTTCTCCttctaaaaaaatgaagttaagaagctgcaacatggaagaaccatggaaacatgttcagtgaaataagcaagacatcTAAGGACAAAAATTACATGATATCACTTATGAGAGATACCAGAAAGAGCAGAtttgcagagagagaaagcagattagaggctACTGGAGAGAGAGTATGGGGGAAGGTGAAAGGGGagtgtttcttaaaaaaacaaaaaatggagcCTGATGCAGCAGCACCGTAGCATGTGGGAGCTGGGGTGGGAGACCCTTGCCACTACAGGGGTATGAGAAGCACTCGCAGGAGGGGCCTCCAACCCCTGAGGAGGGAACATCCCTGCTGAGCCCAGAGGGCAGAGCGGGGAGTTCCGGATGAAAGGAGTGGAGCTGGCTCTAGCAACCATGtcgcacaactccagggggcgcCCTGTGACTGCTGCCCCTGGAGACAGGAGGCCCTGGGTGTTATGTGAGCTGGTGGGGAGAGCAGCCCGCAAGGAAGGGAGACCACCGCGTGCAAGGGCTGGGAGGCGAGCAAGGAGCTGAGGTAGCGTGGGGTGGCGGAGCCCAGAACCCGAGGGCTGGGCAGTTGTGGCCGTGAACCTGTCCAAGGCGGCAGGGGCTGCAGCACGGGGGCTTGAGCACCTTCTTAAGGAGCTTGGACTTTATCTTGAGGGACCCGGGTTGCCACTGAAGGTTTTTAGGCAAAGGGTGGCAGCAGAGTCCTCCTTGAAGGAGAGGGTGTAGCAGACTGGGGAAAGAATGGGCGGGGAACATAGCGTTAGGAAAGTGCGTTTCCCCGGGAGGCCATGGGGACCCCCGTTTTCCTGGAGTGGTGGCTCTGCTTGTTCAGGGGATGAGGCAGGAAGAGGAGGCTGGGAGGTGGCAGGGAGGACCTGGAAGCAGCCTATGGAAGTGAGAGCAGGAAGCAAGGCTCTGCCCAAGGGCACTGTGAACTCGCTGAACCTTGCTGGGCAGCAGAGGGATGCACAATGCTACCCCATGACCCCCAGGTAGGGAGATGCTCCCGTGGGGTGCACCCACAGCACACTGCATTTCCCCATCCCTATAAGCATCACACACAGCTCAGGACACAGCACCCCGATTCCCCAGACCTTGGGAATGTCCTCGACTCTACATCTGACCCATCAGCAAGTAGTCTCGGCTCTACCTGCAAAATATACCAGAACCCGACcactgcccagcccagccctgctgcCCGGGGCCAGGCCGCCAGCTCCTCTTGCTTGGACCACTGCAGCAGCCTCCTGGTCTCTGTTTCCCCCTTCACCTCCTCGGGTCTGCTCTCCACATGGCCATCACGTGATGCTTTTAGAACCAGTCAGGTCACGTTCCACTCAGAGTAAAACCCAGCATCCTCTGAATGCCCACAGCCCTGGACCATCCAGCCTCCTTCGTCGGCCCCAAGCTGCAACTCTGAAACCTACAAAGCTCTGAAAAGCCCACTGGGTGGCAAAACCTTCCCTGAGCGGCCATGTAGCTATTGGTAGTTTTCACCCATCCCCCTCAGTGTGGACATTCCTGCATTTCTGTGCAGATCCAAGAGCCTTTAGAGAATGGGGTGCTGCCCCTACCCCACTGGGGGTGAGTAAAGACTTCCTAGAAGCTGAAAAAGTCTGAATCAGTAACATACCTGGTAGACGGTGGACCTGCATCCCCATGACACCATCTCCTGCCCCTTCCTAGGCTCTCTCCACCCAGCCATACAGGCCTCCTCCAGGCTCCTCCTGCTCCACCACATGCTGCCCACCCACCTCAGGGCCCTCACAGGGGCTGCTCTCTGTCCAGCAGGCTCCACCCCATCAGAGCTCCCTGTTCGTGTCACCGCTGCACAGGACCCCCTGCCCGAGACGGCCTCTATACCCCCTTCATCTCTGTCCCCTGATGGGTGGCACCGCTCACCACCTGCCACCAGTTACACAGCGTTCTGCTTCCAGGCGTGTGGCCTGAAGCCCCAGGAAGGCCTGGGCTGCTGTGTGTCCCCTGCTGcctccccagcacccagaacAGGGCTGGCAGGCAGCAGGGACCCAGTGAATCATTACTGAGAGAACAAATACACAAACCAAGGTACTGTCCATGGTGCAACGGGATCGCCACTCTGACGAGGCCATGAGCTTTGGGAGCCCTGGCTCTCTCTGCCCTATTCACCAAGCGTCCCGGGACCAGCACCATATCGAGGGGCTCAATATTTACTGGGCGAAGGGAAGGGCAGGGTACACAACTCAGGTCTGGGGACGAGGACCCTGGGGGGCTGCACAGGATGTCTGTGAGTGCGGAAAGCGTGGGAGATCTCTGCCACCATCCAAATGGGATTCGATAAGGGCCTTGGTGTCTGGGGACAGCAGGAAGAAATCAGTGCCTCTGTGCGCTGAAGCCCTCTCAGACAAGAACTGGTGTCAGGAGCTCACTGGGACAAGGAATAAAAATGCAGAATGGCATAGGAGTGAGGGTCAGTGGGTGTGGACTGTGCTTTGCAGTTTTGGGGGTTGTAATGCGACCAAATAATACCCGGAAAAGCATTCTAGCCCGAAGGTGTACTTACCTGGTAGAAGAAGTGGAACCCTTGGCTgaaagataaaaaagacaaaagccAGTCATTTAACCTCGAAACACACTTTCTCAGGTAACTTTTATATCTTTCCTGGCAAAGGCTTGCCTCCAAGGATGCAGAGAGGAATTGCCAGAATCATTCTCAGAGCCATGGGACACTCCCCTAGCCCAACCCCAGGCGGGGAACCCATTCTCTACCTTGAGAGGAAGCCCCAGGGAGTGAGCTGGATCCTCCTGCTTTCCCACCCCTGGGAGTTGCCAAATCCAAGAGCAGCCTCCAGCGTGGCAGGGGCCAACTGCCCTCCTTCTGTCTGGGTCTAACCTCCACCCAGCCACAAACCCTCTGGGGGGCTCTACAGCAAGCCCAGCTCCTGATCGGAGTCGGTCACTGCTGGAGAGCAGATTCCAGCAGGGCTGGGAGTTGGGGGAGCCAAGTTTGGATCCTGGTTCTGCTaccaacttgctgtgtgactctgggtgGGCCATTCCATTCCCCCTCTCTGCGCTTGGCTGTTCCCTCCATCACTTGCAGGATTGGGCTgggtattcatttatttacatgtcAACCACTCTCCAAAAAGAGGACTTTGGAGGGAAGAAAGGGTCCATCTGGTTCAGGGGTTTTAAATCTGTAATATGGGGCATCCTGCAGAGAAGCCTCTGAGGTTCAGCAACTGTTTGACTTGGATTTCACTGTTAAACTGTAATTATAAAGCAACATGCACACTCAATTGTGCTCTGCACCGCACTTTAACAGGCTGGAGGCTGCAACAGTGAAAGAATTCTTGCTTCCAGGTTAACACTTGGTGCTGATCCTGAGGTGAACAGTGCCAGTTGGGAAGGCTGCAGCTTGGCATCTATTGTCTGATTGGAGGCTAGTGGGCTGCAAAGTGCTGGGACATGAGTCATCCGGGGAACCCAATGACGGAACACTGATTGCCCCCACTTTACAGGCGAGGAGACCGAGGTCACATTTCATCAGGTGTGTTGAGTCGTGGTGGACTGATGGGGCAGGACACCTAGTCTGACCCCCAGGGCCCAGGAGAAGGGGTGTCTCATGAGGGTGGAGGTAGAATTCAGAGTAGTCCTGAGTATGGCCCCTGGAAACCTGCTGCCTGGGTTTCattcctggctccaccactttcCAGCGGGGAGGCCCTGAGCAAACTTTATCacctcctgtgcctcagtttcctcttctgtaaagtgggaTTAGTGATACCAACCCAGAGGTCTGCAGTGAGGACCGAGTTCCACATGGGGCTGTGCAGCGTCACGAGTGCCTGCAGTTCTCCAAACCCCCGGTTCCTCCTCTGGAACCCCTGGCCGCTGATGTCTGACCCCTCGGGAATGAGATTCTGTGGGCCAGGGGCCTGGCAGGGTGCTGGGGGCAGAGCCTCAAAAAGGGTGGCTGGGATTTGATTAATGACCACCACAAACACACCATCAGATAGGCTGGCTTGTCACCTGGTGGCGAGGGACCCTGTGTCCCACCCTGATGGGAGGTCTTCTAAATGCCAGACCCGAAGGGGATACAAAAGGTCTTCACAGCCAGCCCAGGAGAGAGGGAAATGTGGGGCCACAGGTGGAGGGGTTACGGAGGGAGGTGTGACAGATGCATGTACTACATGCCTGTCCAAGCTTGGCCTGGGGGACCAGGTGCAAAAAAGGCAGCTCAGGATGGCATTTTCCAGTTTATAGGCCATGGCACACAGCACGTTACGACTAacctcttttaaaagaaaacagaacagaatTCGACGAAAAAGACAACATCAGAGTTTCTATTTTATACATAGGAGTGTGTGTGTTCTGGGTTGAGATGTGAAATGTATTTCTATCTCTGGTAGTCAAAAAATTTCAGGAGCACCAGCTTGGAATTGTCTCTTCCAAGAGCAGAGAGAGAACAGGTATTTATGGAGGTCTTATTGTGTGCCAGACCCATCAACACAAGGAGCTGATAGGGTTCTCCTAACTATCCTCTGAGGTAGGCATGCTGAACCCATTTTacaaaaggggaaactgaggcaagttGAGGCCAATCTGATTGTTCCGCATATGCAGTGAGGGTCTTGGACCCTGGCTTGTCTAACTCCAAAGTCAGGGCCTTGCCACAGCAACAACCACACACACAAGTGCCCAGTCATTTACATACAactcatgcatgcacacacacacatgcacagaaacaAGGGAAGATGCCCTGGATTTGAACCTGTACCCTTCTGCCACAGAGTCAGAGCCCACACACCTTGCCAGTGTGAGAGGGGGGCTCAGGAGGTGACTCACATACAACACAGTGCAGGAGCTAACACTTACTGAGGACTGGCTGCCTGCCACACACTTTTCTAACATGTTACCTGTAGTCACCCCTTTAATCCTCCCGACAGCCTTGGAGGGAGGTGGTGAGATTATCCCATTCCCTTCTAGCCACCTGTCTGGGGGGCTGGGCACATCACCTGGGCATGGAAGAGGAAAGCAGAAGTTTGTCGGGGACTCCTGAGAAATATCATTTGCTCTCTGAGATAGGCCAGGTGAGTCCCATCTCGCCACCCTGGCAGCTCCCTGACTCCCACATCAGTGGGTGGTCCCTTCAGGACGTGAGGCCTGGAGCAACTACAGCCACCTTGCAACCACGAGGAGAAGGCCAGTACAGGAGTTAACAACCTAGACTCCAACCAGGTGAAGCTGCTACACCAACCCCAGCACTGCCACCTCTGGACTGGCAGTTATCTGAAATACCTGGACGTCCTTCTGGTTTAAGCTACTTGTCACCCAAACAAGGATGGCCCATGGCTGAAACTCTCAGGGAGTAGCGGAGGGGAATCCACGCACCTTTCTTCTGTCTGATTCGGAGGAGGTAGAGGGCTGCGATCAGCAGGGCCACCAGCAAGGCACACACCACGCCCACCACGATAAATATATTCCACTTGCCAGAGTTACCTGGGGGTCACACGGAAAAGAGGCTTCATGTACACAGATTAGAAACAGAGAAGGATAAAACCCACCACTCCCTTCACCACTAAACAGCATCGTTAAGTGAGAACATCTGGCTGGGCATCCTCAGATGTCTTGAGCCACATGCACGTTCCCGGGCCTGCACACACTTCCCCGTGCAGGCGTCCAGTGTGCAATGCAAAAACGACAGTGAGGTTCTCGGAGGGAAAATATTTGTTGCTGACAGCCATGGAGGAATCAGGTTGTCGACAGAAATTTCACTCCCAAGGAACAGAAACTTGTTCTTTCTCATCTAGAGTCAACAACAGAGTAGACACAAGGGCACCATAAATCCACTGAAACTGAATCCGCAGTTAGGTGTGAGCGGGTGGAGGTGAGGAGGAGACGGGCAGGGAACTGGGAGGACATGCTGCTGGACTCTGGACGCTGCAGAGCTCAGGGGCTGTCCGCCGATCTGCTCCTGGGACTTGGGCTTTGTGCGCTGGGGTTAGGAGTTTACATAGGAGCTCTGAACTGAGGAGACTTGAAGTAGAGAGCAGAGGGCTTGGCTCCTTGGCTGGCAGGGGATCTAGGACTAGAACATTGTGGCTTGTCAGCCCAGAGCTCCAAGTCACAGAAATGTGGGCTCAAATCAACGCcccttaatagctgtgtgacctcgggcaagtgTTCACCCTTTAACTTCCTCTTCTGTTATTGGGGCCAATGATAATCTCTACCTTTTTACACAGTTTTGAGGATTAATTACCTACCTACCTAACCAATTAACCAACCAACCAattaaccaaccaaccaaccaaccaaccaaccaaccaaccctTTCATCCTTTCTAAAAGTGTTTACTGAGTCCCTCCTGCATGCCAGGCTGTGTGCCCAGCCCTGACACTCCAGGACTGAATGGGACAATCATGGTCCCCACCAGCAGAGACTCAGAGCTGAGAGGTCATGAGCGCATCTCCTTCAAAACTATCATGAGCAAATGGGGGCCCAGAGAGGGACACAGCCTTGTCCAGGATCACACAGCAAGCCTGTTTCAGAGCCAGAGTGGAAATCCAGACATCCTGTCTCCCAGTGCACTGCTCATCCATGAAAATCAAGCAAGGTTTCTTTAGAGCTTCCCTGTTTTCCTTGAAGGATGCTTTGAGGAAAGAATTGGGCTCAAGTCGAATCCTTTCAAAGGGTCTGCTATGTGCCAGCCATCAGCCATGCTGATGGGGTAATGAAATGTTCCAGTGGCTCCGAAACACCAACTCAGTGGTACCATTTCAAAGAATGAGGGGAAATTCATGAAGGACGGGCTGGAAGGGGCTGAGAAAATGATGCCCTGACACCATTTGACTCTCCCAGGAGAGTACATCGGTACAGCCCTTTTAGAGGGCAACCTGGCAGTGTTACTGGCTTAAATAGGCATTCCCTTTGATCTGGAAATGCTGCTTTGGGAACTCATCCCACAGAAAGAGTCACATGTTCAAGAGATATATGTCCaaggatgttcattgcagcatcgATCACACTTGAGGCAGCCACAACATCCTGAATTCTGCCCTTTCCCCTGTCCCTGTGGGATGGTTGGATGGACCTGGGACAGGACGCCCAGGGCAGCTGGGAGAGCAGgcgaggagagagagaagagggatgTGATGTAACAACTGTTAAGTGAGGAAAACAGGAGGCAAGACCCTGTGAAAAGGAtgatctccctccctccctctcctttcttccccactcctccccttccctccctcccttctttaaCACACATTTATGTAAAATGATCTATAAAGATATATACCAAAGTCTTACCAATGGTGGGTGACCTTTGGGATGTGGGATTTGGGGGAAGGTAGCTTGCTTTTAAATCTTACTTCATAGATGTCTGGATTATTCTATAATAAGCACGGATTACGACTATAACAGTAATAGACAAAGATAAAATTAAGGTGCAATTTAAGGAGGGCCATGTGGGGTGGAGTGGAGGCCTCACCAGGTGGTGCTTCTGGAGCCAGGTCCTTCTGGTGGGCAGAGCCCTGCAGGGTCTGCTGTGTGCTGACCGCCGGCTGTCCGTCATGCTCCACCTGGCAGGTGAGCACCACGTCCTCCCTGTGGGCAGACGAGTTCACCAGGAGCCAGCTCGTCAGGTTATAGGTCCCATCCTTGTTCTCTACGGGGATCGGGGCTGTTTCTGTTCGGGACACGTTTCCATTCTCCAGCCAGGTCAGCTGTGCTTTCTGGGGGTAGAACCTCTCCACCTGGCAGGTGACGTTCACCTGGTTCCCTGGCACAGGGTGTTGCACCATCTTCAAGGTGGGTGGAACTGAAACAGCACAGGCAGACGCTCTGACCGTGGGAATGGACAGATCACAGGGGAGGGGCTCGAGATGGTGAGCTCCCACCACCACAGGCAGGGAGTCACCAGGACAGAGCCAGGCATGCAGCAGGTGCTCAAGTACTATGAGTGAAATCACTGAGCAtggggcacacagtaggtgctccaGGACTGGTAGCTCCCATTAGGGTAACAATGAGTGAAATCAATGGCATGCAGTTgaacaaaatatttgtaacaaaataaatgaaatcaccaAACACACAGGGAACTGACCAGGGTAGGGGCTCAAAAATTGCAGCTGCTGTTGTTAAAATAAAGGGCActgataatgaaataaaataaaccatcCAGCGTGGCAGttggcacatggcaggcatcAACTAACAGCTGCTAACTAAAAGAACAATTAGGGGAAGTGCAGGGCCGAGTGCCCAGTGCTTTGTGGGTGCAGGGCCTGGGAGGGACAACCAGGAATTAGACCCCAGGCGAGTCAAGCCCTGGAGTGTAACCCAGGGGAGCAGCCTTGTTGGGGTGCGGCTGGGGCTGGGTGCTCGGGTCTCTACCTCGGATGGACTCTGACAGGTTGGCCGTCCCACGGAGAGGGCTCTGCAAGGTGTCGTGGGCCACCTCGCAGATGACCTGGGAGCGGACATCCCCTGGGCTCAGCTGCACCTCGGTTCTGCTGGAGATGTTGTAGGAGACGCTGTCGTCCGGGGGCACCACGGTGGTCTGCAGGGCTGGGAGCTGGTTCCCATTTTTGAACCATGTCAAGGTGACATTCCTGGGGGAGAAGCCGTGGGACTTGCAGGTGAAGGTCACGGTCTGCCCAGTCGTGGTCCTTGCTGGGGAGCTCGAGACCACGGGGGGAGAGGGTTTGGCTATAAGAAGGAGCATTTTAAAGAGTAAGCATGATGGTGACGAGCAGCAGTGGAGCCCAAGACCCTGGTGAGAGTCTTCCTCTCTGTGACCGTGGACCCTGCTCTGGTGCTGGGAGGGGTGTGTCATCCCCACCGCACAGAGGAGGGAGCAGAGGCCCTGAGCCTGCCAAGGAGCAGGAATGATGGAATCCCAGGCCTGAGTTCAGAGCCCGCCTGGTTTCCTCGGACCCAGGAGATTAGCCTGGAACCAAATGTCGCTCGACTGCCCCTGTGTTCACTATCCCACTGGCCTCACCTGAACCTCACCAATTTCAGAGCGAGCGTCTCTAGGAGCGCATGGGGGGAGGGATGCAGTGGGTCAGCTGAgtggcccagccctgccctgacCTGGGGAGCCAGGCCCGACCCAGTCAGCTCATCTGTAAAtgggtcaggggtgggggtgggggtgggattccTCCTGCCGGGGTTGGGGTCGCAGAGAGGGGGAAATGAGGCAATGCAGGCACTTCTGCTTTCGACAAATGCAGAAGAGgctaaacaaaataaacaagcatTGATCTACCTTGAAGCCACACTTTATTCATAGCCAGAGCCCGTTTTCATTCTTCCCACAAACATTCCAGGGGTCCCTCAGCTGCACCAAGCTCTGAATTTGAAAGGGAGGGGGCAAAGGAACATTTTTCTGAATCTGAAGTTTTCTTCTTGGTCAGTTTTGGGTTGAAACTAGAGATCACCAAGAGCTGAGAAAACCAAGGACGGTGACGTCTTCAGGCCGAGGCAGCGCAGAGAAGTTGTGCCCTGGTCCTGGGCTGAGGGCAGATTCTCCCCGTGGACGGGTCCTACAGGA
This genomic window contains:
- the LOC119515354 gene encoding tyrosine-protein phosphatase non-receptor type substrate 1-like isoform X1, which encodes MEPAGPAPGRLGLLLCLLLATSCSWPGAAGQEEKELQVTQPDKSVSVKAGESVTLRCILSSLRPPGDVKWFKGAEPGRELIYEFKGGQFPRVKTVRDTTKGGNMDFSIRISNITPSDTGTYHCVKFQKGTPDTEYKSGPGTRVSVSAKPSPPVVSSSPARTTTGQTVTFTCKSHGFSPRNVTLTWFKNGNQLPALQTTVVPPDDSVSYNISSRTEVQLSPGDVRSQVICEVAHDTLQSPLRGTANLSESIRVPPTLKMVQHPVPGNQVNVTCQVERFYPQKAQLTWLENGNVSRTETAPIPVENKDGTYNLTSWLLVNSSAHREDVVLTCQVEHDGQPAVSTQQTLQGSAHQKDLAPEAPPGNSGKWNIFIVVGVVCALLVALLIAALYLLRIRQKKAKGSTSSTRLHEPEKNTREITQTQDTNDINNDITYADLNLPQGKKPAPRPSKSNSHTEYASIQGGPPPRPEDTLTYADLDMVHLNRAPKQPGPKPEPSSEYASVQIQKK
- the LOC119515354 gene encoding tyrosine-protein phosphatase non-receptor type substrate 1-like isoform X2, encoding MDFSIRISNITPSDTGTYHCVKFQKGTPDTEYKSGPGTRVSVSAKPSPPVVSSSPARTTTGQTVTFTCKSHGFSPRNVTLTWFKNGNQLPALQTTVVPPDDSVSYNISSRTEVQLSPGDVRSQVICEVAHDTLQSPLRGTANLSESIRVPPTLKMVQHPVPGNQVNVTCQVERFYPQKAQLTWLENGNVSRTETAPIPVENKDGTYNLTSWLLVNSSAHREDVVLTCQVEHDGQPAVSTQQTLQGSAHQKDLAPEAPPGNSGKWNIFIVVGVVCALLVALLIAALYLLRIRQKKAKGSTSSTRLHEPEKNTREITQTQDTNDINNDITYADLNLPQGKKPAPRPSKSNSHTEYASIQGGPPPRPEDTLTYADLDMVHLNRAPKQPGPKPEPSSEYASVQIQKK